The region AGGACTCCCTTCGCATACTTAACTCCGCAGATTGCTTCTTTTGTCAACCTATTCAAGCCTTCATCTTTCCACAATGGCAACCCACAACTACCAATCCCCTGCTCTTCCAATGAATGTTCCCTCGAAGACCCCTGGTCCTGCCAGCCTCTACCCTATCAGCCGAGTGTCAGGCTCCCCACCGGATCTGTCGGACGCAAGCACCACGACGGGCAGCCGCACTTCTGGCGGGTTCAGCTACAGCGCCGGTAGCGCGAGCAGCGACTATGAGTCTAGCTCGGGTTCCTTCTCGAGTGTGGACGTTGTGGACGTTCTCAATGATCGTTTGCAAAATGCGTTCGACCCCACACCATTGGACAAAGGATTAGCTATGCAAGCGCAAGCGTAAGTACTCCTGGCATCCCCTGGGCGGAGAATGACCTTTTCGCACTCGATATACGTGAGCTCAGAAATGTTGGAGACAGAAGAACTCGAAGAATTGGACTAATCGCTGAAATAACAGCTCTGGCCAGCTCAATGCCAAGCAGCATGAGCTCCTCGAATTGCAAGCTCTCGCCCAAAGACGCTTGAAAGGCGTGCGCTCAAGTTTCGCCGACGGAATCAAAGTCGCCCGGGAGACCAAGCGAGATTTGGAATGGACTCAAAAGCGTGTAAGGTGAGGCTTTGGCCCATTTCTTGCCATTGGATCCCATGTCCTTTTTGCGCCAGCGGCAAGTCGTCAGGTTCCGCTCCGCTCATAGGGAGCGGATGTCCGCTCCGCCATCATAGCAACTCTTGGCGGATTGGCTGCTAGCAATGTGATCGGACCCCGCAGAGGAAGAATTAGCGTCCTCTCAGTGTGATTCACGCAAGCTGACGAGTCTATGAAATTTAGCGTATTGAAATCGAAGGCTGAAAGCCTTCGCCCAGACGAATACCGGCGAGCTTCGAAGAAGTATACGTTGGACGACAATTAGTCTCCGTCAAGACTGGGTTCCTTGCTTTCTTTCCGCTTATCTGTTTTGGCTCTCTAAAAGACCAACATATGAACTTTGTAACGACACTGACGATgacttcatttcttctttttcacaTAGGTTTGATTACCTGGGATAT is a window of Aspergillus nidulans FGSC A4 chromosome VI DNA encoding:
- a CDS encoding KxDL motif-containing protein (transcript_id=CADANIAT00009978); translation: MATHNYQSPALPMNVPSKTPGPASLYPISRVSGSPPDLSDASTTTGSRTSGGFSYSAGSASSDYESSSGSFSSVDVVDVLNDRLQNAFDPTPLDKGLAMQAQASGQLNAKQHELLELQALAQRRLKGVRSSFADGIKVARETKRDLEWTQKRVR